A window of Deltaproteobacteria bacterium genomic DNA:
TGATTGGATTTTAAATCCTCGATGATTTTAAGCAAGTGATTGATCTCTTGCTTCTGTAATGAGTCCGTCGGTTCATCCATGATAAGAATTCGGGATTCCCTCACTAGCGCCTTCATTATCTCAACGAGTTTCTTTTTAACGATACTGAGACGGGAAACTATTTGGTCCGGATCCATAACGATTCTCAAAAGGTTACAGGTCTCAAAGAATTTTTTCCGCATTTTGTTTTCATCAATGAGGTTTGCGACATTGAGCGGTTCTACCCCAAGAAAGATATTTTCTAAAACCGTCATTTGAGAAATAAGACTGGTCTCTTGGTAGATCACGCCAATGCCGTCATGGCAGGCCTGCTCGGGCGACAAATAATTTTTCGTTTCCCCATTAAGCATTATCTCTCCGGAGTCTCTTTTAAGACCTCCAACAATCAACTTGATGAGGGTCGACTTGCCGGCGCCATTTTGTCCTACCAAGGCGTGTACCTCTCCCGCATAAAGTTCCAAGTCAACGCCGTCCAAAACCGTGACCCCGGAAAAAGATTTACGGAGCCCCTTGATATCCAGAAGAGGAGGGGGAGGCCTCATAATTCAGGCTGGAACCGGTCGACATTCTCCGCGGTGACCCAAACCGGGACAATCTCGACAAATTGGGGAACTTCCTCCTTCTTAAGAAATCGTGCCGCGGTCTCCACGGCCTTAAATCCCTCTTCCGCGATAGAAAAATAGGTCGAAGAACTGACCTGCTTGGATCGGATATAGGAAGCCAGTTCCCCGGAAAATTCCAAGCCGACTATTTTTGTTCCGAGCGTCCCTTTCTCACGAAGCGCCATCGCCGCGGAAACAGACGCGGTCCACCATTGGGTCACGATAATATCCGCCTCTTTGGCCGTTTGTAAAAAATCTTCCATGGCGTTGAGGGCCCCCTCCTTAGTCCATCCAGAAACGTACTGGTTGTAAACGATTTTCCAATTCGCGTGCTGCTTGACAACGGCCTCAAAACCCTCTTCCCGCATTCTTTGGGCAGATGTACCGGGAGTCCCTTGGATAAAAACTATCCTCGCGGCTTGATCTCCAAATAACTGTTCCACCATTTGTCCCAACAGTCCGCCCCCTTTGACTTCATCTCTACCAACGTGGGTAATCACTCCTTTATAATGTCCATGGCGATCTCCACCGATGGTGTTTGAAAAGGTGATCAGAGGGATTTTTGCCCGTTGCACCAAGGGAATAGCAGATTGCAAAGCCAGGTTATCTACCGAACAGATAAGGATCAAATCAACACCCTGTGAAATAAAATGTTCGACTTGAGAGAGCTGTTTGGCCGCTTCCCATTCTGCATCGGCGTAAATAAGGTTCAGCCCGTATTCCCGGGCGGCTTGATCCATTCCCTTTCTCTGTACGGCGAAAAATTCGACACTGCCGGGGATGAGAACGGCGACTACGGGATTTTGATGATTCTTCACAACGCGCAACTGGACGAAAAAAAACACCGAAAATAAAACACCTAAAACAAGCAATCCAATAAGAGGTTTTTTCATCCGTTATGTTTTTCCAATTGCTCCTTGGCAATTCTCAAGTGTGAAAAGGGGATGAGCGAATAGTCCCACGACAATATTAGGCCATCGGCGCCGCTCATCATGGCGTGTTTAATTCCCTCTTTGATTTTGTCCTCCGGTTCCGAGGCGAGACAATTAATGCCGGGAAATATCGGTTTTCCCGATAAAGTCTTGGCCAATCGTACGCCGTCACCTATCTCCTGAGGACTCAACGGTTCATCGTACGTACAGGAATAGAACATCGGCTTGATCCAATCGCAATACGCTGCCAGCTTGTGAAATCGCGTTTGATATTTCCAGTCATCTTTGGCTCCATAGATATCAAGGCCCACGGTGTAATGTTTCTCTTTTTCCTTAATATATTCATATAGTTCCCGATGGAGCCTTTCCATAATGGAAGATCGAAATCTAAGCCACTCGAGATATTGCGGAACATCGAGCAAGAATCGGATGGCCTCATCCGCCGTAGTCATTTTTTCCACCTGACCGGGAATAGAACCCGACTTCACGCCCCTCATCAGTCCCCTTTTAATCTTTTCCACGTTTATTCCCTGTTGGGCCGCTTCAGCGGCGCAGACATCACAAAAGCAGCTCAACCCCATTTCCGGATTGGCAAATCTTTTGATGCCGAGGGTATTTGCAAGCTCATCCGTCAGGGTCTGAAAGCCGAATAAGGAGTAGTGATCGAGAAGGGCATAGCAAAAACCATCCAGGTTATATTCAGCATCCAGATGGTCGACGAGACATTTATAGAACTGCCGCACTTCGGGGTGATTGTGACAAAGAATGGCGGGAATTATCTCTCCGTTGACAGCCCGCATATTCATTTCTTTGTATCTCTCCACATTGGGAAATCGATGTAATATCAGCGCATAAACCTGAATCCCTTTTTTCTTAGCCGCTCGTGCCACTTCAGAAAATAAATCCCTGGAGGCTAGCTCCGTAGTTTTTGATTTAGTCGGTTTAATTTGAGTGTCTTCATAATATTTTAGATCTACGTCACAATTGAATCCTTCACACTCAAAAAAATCCCTGTTGGCATGAGTTAATTTTCCCCAATCACGGGTCGATTGAAAATCAATATGCGTGGAAAGCAGGAGAGTATTGACCCCTCCCTCCCCGATCATTTTTTCCAATTCGGCCTCGACCCCGTGTTCGAGGAACTGCTCCAGATAAAAGGATTGTATTCCCACCACGAAAGGGGAGGTCAAGCCGTCTCCTCAATGAGGCCCAGGAAGAGCCGCTCCATGTTCATCACAGATATCTGAAGCGAGAATTTTTTTATTACCCGATCCCTTCCGTTATTTCCCATGGTTTTTCTTAGTTCAGGGCTGTCGTACAAAGTCCTGATAGCTCCGGCAAGAGAGACAACGTCGCCAGGGGGGACCAAAATCCCGGTCTCGCCATCCGATACCACCTCGGGGATTCCGCCGACGCGTGTTGCGACGACAGGGACCCGCATAGACATGGCCTCAATGGCGGCCATGGAAAAGGACTCCCTCGTCTGGGGGGTGAGCACGAGGATATCGGTTGTTTTCAACAGGCTCGGAATATCAGAACGGTGACCAAGAAAGCGAACTTCGAGTTTTTTCGAGTGCGCCAACTTTCGAAGATCGGCATCATCAGGCCCCGTACCGCAAATAAGGCAGGTCATGTTATTGACCCCCTCTGCATTCAGTAACGACAGGGCTTTCAGCAAATACCTCTGCCCTTTGTCCGTTTCCAGAGCTCCAATACTCCCCACAACGACGGTATCGGACGACAATTTCAATTCCTTCCTTGCATCGGCGACACGTTCCGGGTCAAACAGGTCGGTGTCGACCCCGTTGTACACGGTTTCCACCTTCGAGGGGATTTTTCCCCTTCGCGTGAAAAACCGCCTCACCTTTTCCGACACCGTACAGATTCTGTCGAGAAGCAGAAAATAAAAAAATCTCATCACCTTGCCCAGGATGTCCTCCTTGAAATCGTCGTGGCAGTGAGCGATCGTCCTTATCCCCGACATTTTTCCAGCAAGGCCGCCGATCAACTTTGACAAATTATCGGCGCAATAGATCAAACGGATCTTGTGTGCTTTAAGCAGTTTGCGTATTTTCCAAACGGCCCCGCCGGATAAAAACTCCCAGGCAAAAGGAAAGAAAAAAAAAGGACTTAGGAGGCTGATCTTCCTCGGATGGACTTTTGTCATTCTATCGCCCATGGGCACATGAATGGCCATGATATCCGCCTTCTTGATTTCCCGAACCACGGGTCCATCACAGGCATAGGCTGTGATGGGATGGAAGATGTCTCTCCTCAAATGCGTGATCAGGCTAAGAAATTGAAATTCACCCCCTCGGGGAGATTTAGCCCCATTCACCAGGAAGAGAATATTATATTTCCCGCCCTCGACTTTCATCCGGCAAGCCTTAAGTGAGTGAGAGACGCGTTGTCATCTCCCGCCATTTCTCGAAAAGATACGGCAGGCGCCTTGATAATCTCGCTCCGGAAAAAGTGATCAGGAAAATCAGGGCAGGCATCCAGTGGAAGCCGTATCGCCTCCGATATTCGGAAACGATCCGGCGCGTCTCTTTTGGGCTTTTTGCCGTTTGTGAGGCGGCAAGTTTGCAGTAAGGTTTTAACATCTCATGA
This region includes:
- a CDS encoding sugar ABC transporter ATP-binding protein; translation: MDGVDLELYAGEVHALVGQNGAGKSTLIKLIVGGLKRDSGEIMLNGETKNYLSPEQACHDGIGVIYQETSLISQMTVLENIFLGVEPLNVANLIDENKMRKKFFETCNLLRIVMDPDQIVSRLSIVKKKLVEIMKALVRESRILIMDEPTDSLQKQEINHLLKIIEDLKSNQAAVFYITHKFEEVFRVADRISVLRDGKKVQTANVPDTTIDEVIRLMAGESRVTREEIKTSPDKKRQTVLKVEGVTKKNTLHNVSFDLQAGEIVAITGLVGAGKTELARIL
- a CDS encoding sugar ABC transporter substrate-binding protein: MKKPLIGLLVLGVLFSVFFFVQLRVVKNHQNPVVAVLIPGSVEFFAVQRKGMDQAAREYGLNLIYADAEWEAAKQLSQVEHFISQGVDLILICSVDNLALQSAIPLVQRAKIPLITFSNTIGGDRHGHYKGVITHVGRDEVKGGGLLGQMVEQLFGDQAARIVFIQGTPGTSAQRMREEGFEAVVKQHANWKIVYNQYVSGWTKEGALNAMEDFLQTAKEADIIVTQWWTASVSAAMALREKGTLGTKIVGLEFSGELASYIRSKQVSSSTYFSIAEEGFKAVETAARFLKKEEVPQFVEIVPVWVTAENVDRFQPEL
- a CDS encoding glycosyltransferase family 4 protein; this translates as MKVEGGKYNILFLVNGAKSPRGGEFQFLSLITHLRRDIFHPITAYACDGPVVREIKKADIMAIHVPMGDRMTKVHPRKISLLSPFFFFPFAWEFLSGGAVWKIRKLLKAHKIRLIYCADNLSKLIGGLAGKMSGIRTIAHCHDDFKEDILGKVMRFFYFLLLDRICTVSEKVRRFFTRRGKIPSKVETVYNGVDTDLFDPERVADARKELKLSSDTVVVGSIGALETDKGQRYLLKALSLLNAEGVNNMTCLICGTGPDDADLRKLAHSKKLEVRFLGHRSDIPSLLKTTDILVLTPQTRESFSMAAIEAMSMRVPVVATRVGGIPEVVSDGETGILVPPGDVVSLAGAIRTLYDSPELRKTMGNNGRDRVIKKFSLQISVMNMERLFLGLIEETA